A single genomic interval of Tsukamurella paurometabola harbors:
- a CDS encoding MutS-related protein yields MRTRLLHRDRDLHDPPPAPPRAEELRRNLGVDRLLAVMAGGDDTLYRVAEAVLLGDVASAEDIRYRHDVLRDCLAHPEAVDDLRRIAADAVERERHNYFGLFTRATPDKVLYRSLDVLDMFVDAFAELRAACDRWRGGFTSAGFEAFFACVAAELDDEYLATVRAHLKELRFAKGELISMRLGAGAHGAGHVLRRPDRTGWRRLRGGAGGIDLDLDDPAAAEALTTLAGRGIRTAADAVAQAAEHVAAYFRTVADELGFYRAVMNLLAALDERGAAWCLPEPSTRGLVCHGIYHPVLALDTRETLVGNDIDAGDATVTMITGANHGGKTTLLRSLGTAQLMARCGMPVAARDYRGPIHPQVYTHFGGEERDGGDTAGRLEEELSRMSAIADVIRPGALLLCNESLASTNEREGAALAREIVETMRDCGITVVYVTHMYELARGLAAADDSRHTFLRAERLDSGDRTFRMLPGPPLPTSHGDDLFRRIFGTPTVR; encoded by the coding sequence ATGAGGACGCGCCTGCTCCACCGAGACCGGGACCTGCACGATCCCCCGCCCGCGCCGCCGCGCGCGGAGGAACTGCGCCGGAACCTGGGCGTGGACCGGTTACTCGCGGTCATGGCCGGCGGGGACGACACGCTGTACCGGGTGGCGGAGGCGGTACTGCTCGGCGACGTCGCCTCCGCCGAGGACATCCGCTACCGGCACGACGTGCTACGGGACTGCCTCGCCCACCCGGAAGCGGTCGACGACCTGCGCCGGATCGCGGCGGACGCCGTCGAGCGGGAGCGGCACAACTACTTCGGGCTGTTCACGCGCGCCACCCCGGACAAGGTGCTGTACCGCTCGCTGGACGTGCTCGACATGTTCGTGGACGCCTTCGCCGAGCTGCGCGCGGCATGCGATCGGTGGCGCGGCGGCTTCACATCGGCGGGCTTCGAGGCGTTCTTCGCCTGCGTCGCGGCGGAGCTCGACGACGAGTACCTGGCGACGGTGCGAGCACATCTCAAGGAGCTCCGGTTCGCGAAGGGTGAGCTGATCAGCATGCGCCTCGGCGCCGGCGCGCACGGCGCCGGGCACGTACTCCGCCGCCCGGATCGCACCGGGTGGCGTCGTCTGCGCGGCGGAGCGGGCGGTATCGACCTCGACCTCGACGACCCCGCCGCCGCGGAGGCGCTGACCACCCTCGCCGGCCGCGGTATCCGAACCGCAGCGGACGCGGTGGCGCAGGCGGCGGAACACGTCGCCGCGTACTTCCGCACCGTCGCCGACGAGCTGGGCTTCTACCGCGCCGTGATGAACCTGCTCGCCGCCCTCGACGAGCGGGGCGCCGCGTGGTGCCTACCGGAACCGTCGACGCGGGGCCTCGTCTGTCACGGGATCTATCACCCGGTACTCGCGCTGGACACGCGGGAAACGCTCGTCGGCAACGACATCGACGCCGGGGACGCGACGGTCACGATGATCACCGGGGCGAATCACGGCGGGAAGACGACGCTGCTGCGGAGCCTCGGCACGGCGCAGCTCATGGCGCGCTGCGGCATGCCGGTTGCCGCCCGCGACTACCGCGGACCGATTCACCCCCAGGTGTACACCCACTTCGGCGGCGAGGAGCGCGACGGGGGCGACACCGCCGGGCGGCTGGAGGAGGAACTGAGCCGGATGAGTGCGATCGCGGATGTGATCCGTCCGGGCGCGCTGCTGCTGTGCAACGAGTCGCTCGCGTCGACGAACGAACGCGAGGGGGCGGCCCTCGCCCGGGAGATCGTCGAGACGATGCGCGACTGCGGGATCACTGTCGTCTACGTGACGCACATGTACGAACTCGCGCGCGGTCTCGCGGCCGCGGACGATTCCCGGCACACCTTCCTGCGCGCCGAGCGACTCGACTCCGGCGACCGCACCTTTCGGATGCTGCCCGGGCCACCCCTGCCGACCAGCCACGGCGACGACCTGTTCCGACGGATCTTCGGCACCCCGACCGTCCGCTGA
- a CDS encoding MutS-related protein — translation MDSPSLLGTPVADIPARDPRCFVDLGMDRIVAAAATHDPAVIPFFRAPAPTVPVARYRQELCRTLRRDTALGIALRRFCTSMSAMREAQSNADRVRLRTESDAWFLDGARRYLGAVAELRNALSGLAHPPAALRDLGAYLDALAPSRDHRSFADDAAEVAALIDRVEYTVRIKKSDVRVGRYRGEADYGAEVAAVFDRFRVESSARRAEDVPSRPGLDGVEAAILTDVTALFPDTFRALARFRDRHGAYGDPVVIRTDLEVRWYLSYLDYVSRMEDAGVPFTLPAVVDHPVLDARHTVDLAMATDLLRRGEPVVGNDIRLGRDERVLVITGPNHGGKTALARAFGQIHHLAALGLPVPGTAVEIGLYDTLFTQFERPESADDRRGRLEADIEGMREILTAATRRSVVVMNETFASTSLDDTARLGSEVVRRLVAIGARSIYVTFVDEIAELGAGVVSMTADVPVEPSARSYRIRRGRPRGLAHAAALARRHGLDGETLRRRIAS, via the coding sequence GTGGACTCCCCCTCCCTCCTCGGCACGCCCGTCGCGGACATCCCGGCCCGGGATCCGCGGTGCTTCGTCGATCTGGGGATGGACCGCATCGTCGCAGCGGCGGCGACGCACGATCCCGCGGTCATCCCCTTCTTCCGTGCCCCCGCCCCGACGGTGCCGGTTGCGCGGTACCGACAGGAACTGTGCCGCACCCTGCGACGGGACACCGCCCTCGGGATCGCGCTGAGGCGCTTCTGCACGTCGATGTCCGCCATGCGCGAGGCACAGTCGAACGCCGACCGAGTACGGCTCCGCACGGAGAGCGACGCCTGGTTCCTCGACGGTGCGCGCCGATACCTCGGCGCGGTCGCCGAGCTCCGGAACGCACTCAGCGGGCTCGCGCACCCGCCCGCGGCGCTCCGCGACCTGGGCGCGTACCTCGACGCCCTGGCCCCATCGCGCGACCACCGGTCGTTCGCCGACGACGCGGCCGAGGTGGCCGCCCTCATCGATCGCGTCGAGTACACCGTGCGGATCAAGAAGTCCGACGTCCGGGTGGGGCGCTACCGCGGAGAAGCGGACTACGGCGCCGAGGTCGCCGCCGTGTTCGACCGGTTCCGAGTCGAGAGCTCCGCCCGTCGCGCCGAGGACGTCCCGTCGCGCCCCGGTCTCGACGGTGTCGAAGCGGCGATCCTCACCGACGTCACCGCCCTGTTCCCCGACACGTTCCGGGCGCTCGCCCGTTTCCGGGACCGGCACGGCGCCTACGGCGATCCGGTCGTCATCCGGACGGACCTGGAGGTCCGCTGGTACCTGAGCTACCTCGACTACGTGTCCCGGATGGAGGACGCCGGGGTGCCGTTCACCCTCCCCGCCGTCGTCGACCACCCCGTGCTCGACGCCCGCCACACCGTCGACCTCGCGATGGCGACGGACCTGCTGCGGCGCGGGGAACCCGTCGTGGGCAACGACATCCGGCTCGGCCGCGACGAGCGCGTGCTGGTGATCACCGGCCCCAATCACGGCGGAAAGACCGCGCTCGCCCGAGCCTTCGGCCAGATCCACCACCTGGCGGCGCTCGGCCTGCCCGTTCCGGGCACCGCCGTGGAGATCGGGCTGTACGACACACTGTTCACGCAGTTCGAGCGCCCCGAATCCGCCGACGACCGGCGCGGTCGGCTCGAAGCCGACATCGAGGGGATGCGGGAGATCCTGACCGCGGCCACCCGCCGGAGCGTCGTGGTGATGAACGAGACCTTCGCGTCGACGTCGCTCGACGACACAGCTCGCCTCGGTTCCGAGGTCGTCCGCCGGCTGGTGGCGATCGGCGCGCGGAGCATCTACGTCACCTTCGTCGACGAGATCGCCGAGCTCGGAGCCGGGGTGGTGAGCATGACGGCCGACGTCCCTGTCGAGCCGTCCGCACGGAGCTATCGGATCCGGAGGGGCCGCCCGCGTGGTCTCGCCCATGCCGCGGCCCTCGCCCGCCGGCACGGCCTCGACGGGGAGACGCTGCGCCGGCGGATCGCCTCATGA
- the aroC gene encoding chorismate synthase, with protein MLRWITAGESHGPALVALVEGMVAGVEVTSSDIAAQLARRRLGYGRGARMKFEADKVTILGGVRHGRTQAGPVAIEIGNTEWPKWEQVMSADPVDQELLDGMARNAPLTRPRPGHADYSGMLKYGFDDARPVLERASARETAARVAAGTVARNFLRQAFGAEVISHVISIGASDPYAGPTPSAADLDRIDASPVRAFDEAAEQSMIAEIEAAKKDGDTLGGVVEVVVTGLPVGIGSVASGESRLDSRLAAALMGIQAIKGVEVGDGFETARRRGSAAHDEMLPDKGGVLRSTNRAGGVEGGMTNGEELRVRAAMKPISTVPRALRTIDMQTGTEAVAIHQRSDVCAVPAAGVVAEAMVALVVAQAALEKFGGDSLAETRSNIERYSEQVSARLQRVTPEAI; from the coding sequence GTGTTGCGCTGGATCACCGCAGGAGAATCGCACGGCCCCGCCCTCGTGGCCCTCGTGGAGGGCATGGTCGCGGGCGTCGAGGTCACGTCGTCGGACATCGCCGCCCAATTGGCGCGGCGGCGCCTCGGCTACGGCCGCGGTGCGCGCATGAAGTTCGAGGCCGACAAGGTCACCATCCTCGGTGGTGTCCGGCACGGCCGCACCCAGGCGGGTCCTGTCGCGATCGAGATCGGGAACACCGAGTGGCCCAAGTGGGAGCAGGTCATGTCGGCCGATCCCGTCGACCAGGAGCTGCTCGACGGTATGGCCCGGAACGCGCCGCTCACGCGGCCGCGCCCCGGCCACGCCGACTACTCGGGGATGCTCAAGTACGGCTTCGACGACGCGCGCCCGGTACTCGAGCGCGCGAGCGCGCGTGAGACGGCGGCCCGGGTCGCGGCCGGCACCGTGGCGCGGAACTTCCTGCGCCAGGCCTTCGGTGCAGAGGTGATCAGCCACGTCATCTCCATCGGCGCGTCCGATCCCTACGCCGGCCCGACCCCGTCGGCCGCCGATCTCGACCGGATCGACGCCTCGCCGGTCCGTGCCTTCGACGAGGCCGCGGAGCAGTCGATGATCGCCGAGATCGAAGCCGCGAAGAAGGACGGCGACACGCTCGGCGGCGTCGTCGAGGTCGTCGTGACGGGCCTGCCCGTGGGCATCGGCTCCGTGGCTTCCGGCGAGAGCCGCCTCGACTCGCGGCTCGCCGCCGCGCTCATGGGCATTCAGGCGATCAAGGGCGTCGAGGTCGGCGACGGATTCGAGACGGCCCGCCGCCGCGGCAGCGCCGCGCACGACGAGATGCTGCCCGACAAGGGCGGCGTGCTCCGCTCCACCAACCGCGCGGGCGGCGTCGAGGGCGGCATGACGAACGGCGAGGAACTCCGCGTGCGCGCCGCGATGAAGCCGATCTCCACGGTCCCGCGCGCCCTGCGCACCATCGACATGCAGACCGGCACCGAGGCCGTCGCCATCCACCAGCGCAGCGACGTCTGCGCGGTGCCCGCTGCCGGCGTCGTGGCCGAGGCCATGGTGGCGCTCGTCGTCGCCCAGGCGGCGCTCGAGAAGTTCGGCGGCGACAGCCTCGCCGAGACCCGCAGCAACATCGAGCGGTACTCCGAGCAGGTGTCGGCGCGGTTGCAGCGGGTGACGCCCGAGGCGATCTGA
- a CDS encoding shikimate kinase, whose product MATAPGREPGPAAILIGPPGAGKTTIGRRLARALRVEFIDVDEEIERREGRSIPQIFAGDGEPAFRAIEEDVVADVVAHHPGVVSLGGGAVLSEATRTLLRRHQVVYLELTEEEGIRRTVSPAASNRPLLKGDDPAAAYRALMARRTPIYRELATIRVSTVGRAPSSVVRQVQRRLKDTAPGRERRGPWPKLPAVLRTSTKNRSE is encoded by the coding sequence ATGGCCACCGCGCCCGGCCGCGAGCCGGGGCCCGCGGCGATCCTGATCGGCCCGCCCGGGGCGGGGAAGACGACCATCGGCCGTCGGCTCGCGCGCGCCCTGCGCGTCGAGTTCATCGACGTCGACGAGGAGATCGAGCGCCGCGAGGGCCGGTCCATCCCGCAGATCTTCGCCGGCGACGGCGAGCCGGCGTTCCGCGCCATCGAGGAGGACGTCGTCGCCGACGTGGTCGCGCACCACCCCGGCGTCGTCTCCCTCGGCGGCGGCGCCGTCCTCTCCGAGGCGACCCGTACCCTGCTGCGCCGGCACCAGGTCGTCTACCTCGAACTCACCGAGGAGGAGGGGATCCGGCGCACCGTCAGCCCGGCCGCGTCGAACCGCCCACTCCTCAAGGGCGACGACCCCGCCGCGGCGTACCGTGCCCTCATGGCTCGGCGCACGCCGATCTACCGCGAACTCGCGACGATCCGCGTCTCGACCGTGGGCCGGGCACCGTCGTCCGTCGTCCGGCAGGTGCAGCGGCGCCTCAAGGACACCGCACCCGGACGGGAGCGCCGCGGCCCGTGGCCGAAACTGCCCGCCGTCCTCCGCACGTCCACCAAGAACCGATCGGAGTAG
- the aroB gene encoding 3-dehydroquinate synthase translates to MSENPVKVRVDAGSPYDVVIGRGLLDETVAAAGDATKAAIFYQPTLAETAEVLRQALADKGIDAHRVELPDAEAGKDLQVAGFCWEVLGRIGLSRQDVIYSLGGGAATDVTGFVAATWMRGVPVVHIPTTLLAMVDAAVGGKTGINTDAGKNLVGSFHEPRSVIVDLVTLETVPRNEIVAGMAEVIKTGFIADPVILELIEKDPEAALDPTGEVLPELVRRSIEVKAKVVSADLKESSLREILNYGHTLAHALERRERYRWRHGAAVAVGLIYAAELGRLAGRLDDETADRHRSVLESVGLPTSYDADAFGQLLEYMGKDKKNRAGMLRFVVLDGLARPGRLEAPDPSLLVAAYSAVAKEGTQPTGSVLL, encoded by the coding sequence ATGAGCGAGAACCCGGTGAAGGTCCGCGTCGATGCGGGCAGCCCCTACGACGTGGTGATCGGGCGCGGGCTGCTGGACGAGACCGTCGCGGCCGCCGGCGATGCCACCAAGGCTGCGATCTTCTACCAGCCGACGCTCGCCGAGACCGCCGAGGTGCTGCGGCAGGCCCTCGCCGACAAGGGGATCGACGCGCACCGTGTCGAGCTGCCCGACGCCGAGGCGGGCAAGGACCTCCAGGTCGCCGGGTTCTGCTGGGAGGTGCTCGGTCGCATCGGCCTGAGCCGCCAGGACGTGATCTACAGCCTCGGCGGCGGCGCCGCGACCGACGTCACCGGCTTCGTGGCCGCCACCTGGATGCGCGGCGTGCCCGTCGTGCACATCCCGACGACGCTGCTCGCGATGGTCGACGCGGCCGTGGGCGGCAAGACCGGGATCAACACGGACGCGGGCAAGAACCTGGTCGGCTCCTTCCACGAGCCGCGCTCGGTGATCGTCGACCTGGTGACGCTGGAGACGGTGCCGCGCAACGAGATCGTGGCGGGCATGGCCGAGGTCATCAAGACCGGCTTCATCGCCGACCCGGTGATCCTCGAACTCATCGAGAAGGACCCGGAGGCCGCGCTCGACCCGACCGGCGAGGTGCTGCCCGAGCTGGTCCGTCGGTCCATCGAGGTCAAGGCGAAGGTGGTGTCCGCCGACCTCAAGGAGTCCTCGCTGCGCGAGATCCTCAACTACGGCCACACCCTGGCGCACGCGCTGGAACGCCGCGAGCGCTACCGCTGGCGCCACGGCGCCGCCGTCGCCGTCGGCCTGATCTACGCCGCCGAACTCGGTCGCCTCGCCGGACGTCTCGACGACGAGACCGCCGACCGGCACCGCTCCGTCCTCGAGTCCGTCGGCCTGCCCACGAGCTACGACGCCGACGCCTTCGGGCAGCTCCTCGAGTACATGGGCAAGGACAAGAAGAACCGCGCCGGCATGCTCCGATTCGTCGTGCTCGACGGCCTCGCCCGCCCCGGCAGGCTCGAAGCCCCCGACCCGTCGCTCCTGGTCGCCGCGTACTCCGCCGTGGCGAAGGAGGGCACGCAGCCCACCGGCTCCGTCCTCCTCTGA
- a CDS encoding TetR/AcrR family transcriptional regulator — MNASRTARERARAEITAEITRSAREQLRDVGAAALSLRAVARDLGLASSAVYRYFPSRDALLTALITDAYTALGDAVEAADAAADGPRERWLAAGRAVRTWALAHPHEYTLLFGTPVPGYHAPTETTAAAIRTSGTFARIAACGHAGAPAPSGGLVAQLRDAADVVAPDAAPGQLALGVLAWTQLFGAVSFELFGQYANTFEPADALFDYALERTADLLGL, encoded by the coding sequence ATGAACGCCTCCCGGACCGCACGCGAACGAGCCCGCGCCGAGATCACCGCCGAGATCACCCGCAGCGCCCGGGAACAGCTCCGCGACGTCGGCGCCGCCGCGCTCTCCCTGCGCGCCGTCGCGCGCGACCTCGGCCTGGCGTCCTCGGCGGTGTACCGCTACTTCCCCAGCCGGGACGCGCTCCTCACCGCGCTCATCACCGACGCCTACACCGCGCTCGGTGACGCCGTCGAGGCGGCCGACGCCGCTGCGGACGGCCCCCGGGAGCGATGGCTCGCCGCGGGGCGCGCCGTCCGCACCTGGGCGCTCGCACACCCGCACGAGTACACCCTGCTCTTCGGCACGCCCGTGCCCGGCTACCACGCTCCGACGGAGACGACCGCAGCCGCGATCCGCACGTCGGGCACGTTCGCCCGCATCGCGGCGTGCGGGCACGCGGGCGCGCCGGCACCGTCGGGCGGGCTCGTCGCGCAGCTGCGTGACGCGGCCGACGTGGTGGCCCCGGACGCCGCGCCGGGGCAGCTCGCCCTGGGCGTCCTGGCCTGGACCCAGCTCTTCGGGGCCGTGAGTTTCGAGCTGTTCGGCCAGTACGCGAACACCTTCGAGCCCGCCGATGCGCTCTTCGACTACGCGCTCGAGCGCACCGCCGACCTGCTGGGGCTCTGA
- a CDS encoding nitroreductase/quinone reductase family protein → MTAPAADRVRPGRTATAFNNTVAWLARRGISVYGSRELAVRGRRTGEWRTVPVNVLTVDGAGHLVAARGVTQWVRNLRVAGAGELRLGRTIEPFTATEVTDPIAKVPVLRAYLRRWAWEVGAFFPGLSADSSDDELVAAAVRYPVFVVVRR, encoded by the coding sequence ATGACCGCACCCGCCGCCGATCGCGTCCGCCCGGGCCGGACGGCCACCGCGTTCAACAACACCGTCGCCTGGCTCGCCCGCCGGGGGATCTCGGTCTACGGCAGCAGGGAGCTCGCGGTCCGCGGTCGTCGCACGGGGGAGTGGCGCACCGTCCCCGTCAACGTGCTCACCGTCGACGGTGCCGGGCACCTCGTCGCGGCCCGGGGCGTCACCCAATGGGTGCGCAACCTGCGCGTCGCGGGCGCGGGCGAGCTGCGGCTGGGGCGCACCATCGAGCCGTTCACCGCCACGGAGGTCACGGATCCGATCGCGAAGGTGCCCGTGCTGCGCGCCTACCTGCGCAGGTGGGCGTGGGAGGTCGGCGCCTTCTTCCCCGGTCTCTCCGCCGACAGTTCCGATGACGAGCTGGTGGCCGCCGCGGTCCGCTACCCGGTGTTCGTCGTGGTCCGGCGCTGA
- a CDS encoding YceI family protein, translating into MSETRAIDQSSGVLEVHTGVAGRSARLGHRLVLAPAAWRVEVEVDAERPVALVVTVDAASLEVVSGEGGLTPLSAPERAVATANAHRSLKVKANPTIEYRSTAIDATENGFRVRGELTIGGTTRPCDFVLAYEEAQPAPALATAVPVRQTDFGIKPFSLMMGTLQVADEVTVVARATV; encoded by the coding sequence GTGAGCGAGACCAGGGCCATCGATCAGTCCAGCGGCGTGCTGGAGGTGCACACCGGCGTGGCGGGGCGGTCGGCCCGTCTCGGCCACCGCCTGGTGCTCGCGCCCGCGGCCTGGCGCGTCGAGGTCGAGGTCGATGCCGAGCGGCCGGTCGCGCTCGTGGTCACCGTCGACGCGGCCTCGCTGGAGGTCGTCTCCGGCGAGGGCGGGCTGACTCCGCTGAGCGCGCCCGAACGCGCGGTCGCCACCGCGAACGCGCACCGTTCGCTCAAGGTCAAGGCGAACCCGACGATCGAGTACCGGTCCACCGCGATCGACGCCACCGAGAACGGATTCCGAGTGCGGGGCGAGCTGACGATCGGCGGCACCACCAGGCCGTGCGACTTCGTCCTCGCCTACGAGGAGGCGCAGCCCGCGCCGGCCCTCGCCACGGCCGTCCCGGTGCGGCAGACCGACTTCGGGATCAAGCCGTTCTCGCTCATGATGGGCACCCTGCAGGTGGCGGACGAGGTCACCGTGGTCGCGCGCGCCACCGTCTGA
- a CDS encoding M24 family metallopeptidase, translating to MPQTTTDHARRRDTLRAALARHEPALDALLVTDLDNVRYLAGFTGSNGALLIAADPADDAIATDGRYLTQVAEQSGDLRAVIERDVAKALLAEARGTVGFEATAVSYADHARLAPEAHLVPTTRLVETLREVKDDGEIELLRRACAISDQALAALVDEGAIRPGATETQVARRLENLMYELGAEAVAFETIVAAGPNSAIPHHRPTDAVLAAGDFVKIDFGARFRGYHADETRTFVLGEPAAWQREIYDVVRAAQTAGREALVPGADVRAIDGAARSVIEAAGYGEQFLHGLGHGVGVQIHEAPTLGKLGSGTLSDGAVVTVEPGVYLPGRGGVRIEDTLVVRADGPELLTRTTKDLIAL from the coding sequence ATGCCGCAGACGACCACCGACCACGCCCGCCGGCGCGACACCCTCCGCGCCGCCCTCGCGCGCCACGAGCCCGCCCTCGACGCCCTTCTCGTCACCGACCTCGACAACGTGCGCTACCTCGCGGGGTTCACCGGATCGAACGGCGCGCTGCTGATCGCCGCGGACCCGGCCGACGACGCCATCGCCACCGACGGCCGGTACCTGACCCAGGTCGCGGAGCAGTCCGGAGACCTGCGCGCCGTCATCGAGCGCGACGTCGCGAAGGCGCTGCTGGCGGAAGCGCGGGGCACCGTCGGATTCGAGGCGACCGCGGTGAGCTACGCCGACCACGCCCGGCTCGCGCCGGAGGCGCACCTGGTCCCGACCACGCGGCTCGTCGAGACGCTCCGCGAGGTGAAGGACGACGGCGAGATCGAGCTGCTGCGGCGCGCCTGCGCCATCAGCGACCAGGCGCTCGCGGCGCTCGTCGACGAGGGGGCGATCCGGCCCGGCGCGACGGAGACGCAGGTCGCGCGGCGCCTGGAGAACCTCATGTACGAGCTCGGAGCGGAGGCCGTCGCCTTCGAGACCATCGTCGCCGCAGGCCCGAACTCGGCGATCCCGCACCACCGCCCGACCGACGCCGTGCTCGCGGCGGGGGACTTCGTGAAGATCGACTTCGGTGCCCGGTTCCGCGGCTATCACGCGGACGAGACCCGCACCTTCGTGCTCGGTGAGCCGGCGGCCTGGCAGCGCGAGATCTACGATGTGGTCCGTGCCGCTCAGACCGCCGGGCGGGAGGCCCTCGTGCCCGGCGCCGATGTCCGCGCGATCGACGGTGCGGCTCGCTCGGTGATCGAGGCCGCCGGGTACGGCGAGCAGTTCCTCCACGGGCTCGGTCACGGCGTCGGCGTGCAGATCCACGAAGCCCCGACGCTGGGCAAGCTGGGCAGCGGTACACTGTCCGACGGTGCTGTGGTCACCGTCGAACCGGGTGTGTACCTCCCGGGGCGTGGTGGAGTCCGCATCGAGGACACCCTCGTGGTCCGTGCGGACGGGCCGGAACTGCTGACGCGCACCACCAAAGACTTGATCGCACTCTAG
- the efp gene encoding elongation factor P: MASTADFKNGLVLNQEGQLWQIIEFQHVKPGKGPAFVRTKLKNVVSGKTVDKTFNAGVKVEVATVDRRDFSYLYHDGTDYVFMDGETYDQINLDEAKVGDGAKFLLENMQVQVSMHEGEALFVELPISAEYVVQHTDPGLQGDRSTGGTKPATLETGAEINVPLFINTGDKLKVDTRDGSYLGRVNS, from the coding sequence GTGGCATCGACTGCTGATTTCAAGAACGGCCTGGTCCTCAACCAGGAGGGCCAGCTGTGGCAGATCATCGAGTTCCAGCACGTGAAGCCGGGCAAGGGGCCCGCCTTCGTGCGCACGAAGCTCAAGAACGTGGTCTCCGGTAAGACGGTCGACAAGACCTTCAACGCCGGCGTCAAGGTCGAGGTCGCCACCGTGGACCGCCGTGACTTCAGCTACCTGTACCACGACGGCACGGACTACGTCTTCATGGACGGCGAGACCTACGACCAGATCAACCTCGACGAGGCCAAGGTCGGCGACGGCGCGAAGTTCCTCCTGGAGAACATGCAGGTCCAGGTCTCGATGCACGAGGGTGAGGCGCTCTTCGTCGAGCTGCCGATCTCGGCCGAGTACGTGGTCCAGCACACCGATCCGGGCCTGCAGGGCGACCGCTCGACCGGCGGCACCAAGCCCGCGACGCTGGAGACCGGCGCCGAGATCAACGTCCCGCTGTTCATCAACACCGGCGACAAGCTCAAGGTCGACACCCGTGACGGCAGCTACCTGGGGCGCGTGAACTCCTAA
- the nusB gene encoding transcription antitermination factor NusB, translated as MPEQSDNRRPKKSGARHRARKRAVDLLFEAEARGVTDLDGLLAERRQLAADDAAVAPVSEYTATLVTGVGLDGEQIDSVISSHLTGWTLTRLPAVDRAILRIAVWELFNAVDVPPAVVVDEAVELAKELSTDDSPTYLNGVLGKVATLAPQVRAAAAAQPADRAE; from the coding sequence GTGCCCGAGCAGTCTGACAACCGGCGCCCGAAGAAGTCGGGAGCCCGACACCGGGCGCGTAAGCGCGCCGTCGATCTGCTGTTCGAGGCGGAGGCGCGCGGCGTCACCGACCTCGACGGCCTGCTCGCGGAGCGGCGGCAGCTGGCCGCCGACGACGCGGCCGTCGCGCCGGTGTCCGAGTACACCGCCACGCTGGTCACCGGCGTCGGCCTCGACGGCGAGCAGATCGATTCCGTGATCTCCTCGCACCTCACCGGCTGGACGCTCACGCGCCTTCCGGCCGTGGACCGCGCGATCCTCCGGATCGCCGTCTGGGAGTTGTTCAACGCCGTCGACGTGCCGCCCGCCGTCGTCGTCGACGAGGCCGTGGAACTCGCCAAGGAGCTCTCGACCGACGATTCGCCGACGTACCTCAACGGCGTGCTGGGCAAGGTGGCGACGCTCGCGCCGCAGGTGCGCGCCGCGGCCGCCGCACAGCCCGCCGATCGCGCGGAGTAG